From a region of the Erythrobacter neustonensis genome:
- a CDS encoding c-type cytochrome: protein MRLGRLPLAGLAGIVGLAGFALLARQPDGESRAAPVLPAAAGIAEQGAAAFAGHGFGGISQTALETNAVPFKLVAAALVLEERQSDPSAPADMATLRRVLARFGFLYPATIRGLPPGTRLNLNKKPLGMTHGFIAPVGGARVEVANLGCAACHAGVAYAPDGTPQPDRAVLGMANTSLDLEGYTQAIFVALRRHAGDPALLDMADTLFPDMGWQERASLRWIVLPLAKSRLEGLAAAPRALPFPNGLPGATNGVAALKLQTGTPLLGGGAGDRGFVSIPDLGLRHHRSRLLADGAYAAPSGRADRRELAAITSFFTVPSMGVRPEEAQRHIPQARAIFAWLADYRPQAFPGPRDMAAAARGAAIYERGCAACHGRFDWNGGAPRLASFPDWVGDVGTDPLRAQALDEGLAGAIRTSAYRAAISVRRGEGYAAPPLAGLWASAPYLHNGSVPSLAALLDPVLRPARFMVGGHALDWETVGIRLTAEGRYPAGYVPFALPQWVETRAPGLGNRGHSYGSALSTADRAALLEFLKLL, encoded by the coding sequence GTGAGGCTGGGCAGGCTGCCGCTGGCGGGGCTGGCCGGGATTGTCGGCCTTGCCGGCTTTGCGCTGCTGGCCCGCCAGCCCGACGGCGAATCGCGCGCCGCACCGGTCCTTCCCGCCGCTGCCGGCATCGCCGAGCAGGGCGCGGCAGCCTTTGCCGGGCATGGCTTCGGCGGGATTTCGCAGACCGCGCTGGAAACCAATGCGGTTCCGTTCAAACTGGTCGCGGCCGCGCTGGTGCTCGAAGAACGGCAAAGCGATCCGAGCGCGCCTGCCGATATGGCCACCTTGCGCCGCGTGCTTGCCCGCTTCGGGTTCCTCTATCCCGCCACGATCCGGGGCCTGCCGCCGGGCACGCGCCTGAATTTGAACAAAAAGCCGCTGGGCATGACCCACGGGTTTATCGCGCCGGTGGGCGGCGCGCGGGTCGAGGTCGCCAATCTGGGCTGCGCGGCGTGCCATGCCGGGGTCGCCTATGCGCCCGACGGCACGCCGCAGCCTGACCGCGCGGTGCTGGGAATGGCGAACACCTCGCTCGATCTGGAGGGCTACACGCAGGCGATCTTCGTGGCGCTGCGCCGCCATGCGGGCGATCCGGCGCTGCTCGACATGGCCGACACGCTGTTCCCGGACATGGGCTGGCAGGAGCGCGCCTCGCTGCGCTGGATCGTGCTGCCGCTGGCGAAGAGCAGGCTCGAAGGGCTCGCCGCAGCGCCGCGCGCGCTTCCCTTTCCCAACGGGCTGCCGGGTGCGACCAACGGGGTGGCCGCGCTGAAATTGCAGACCGGCACGCCGTTGCTGGGCGGCGGGGCGGGGGATCGCGGGTTTGTCTCGATCCCCGATCTTGGCTTACGCCATCATCGCAGCCGCCTGCTGGCCGACGGGGCCTATGCCGCGCCGTCGGGCCGGGCCGATCGGCGCGAACTGGCCGCGATCACCAGTTTCTTCACCGTTCCCAGCATGGGGGTGCGGCCGGAGGAGGCGCAGCGCCACATCCCGCAAGCCCGCGCGATTTTCGCGTGGCTGGCCGACTACCGCCCGCAAGCCTTCCCCGGCCCGCGCGACATGGCCGCCGCCGCGCGCGGCGCTGCGATCTACGAACGGGGCTGCGCCGCGTGCCACGGCAGGTTCGACTGGAACGGCGGCGCGCCACGGCTGGCCTCCTTCCCCGACTGGGTCGGCGATGTCGGCACCGACCCCTTGCGCGCGCAGGCGCTGGACGAAGGGCTGGCGGGTGCGATCCGCACCTCGGCCTATCGCGCGGCGATTTCGGTGCGGCGGGGGGAGGGCTATGCCGCGCCGCCGCTCGCCGGACTGTGGGCCTCGGCGCCCTATCTTCACAACGGGTCGGTGCCCAGCCTTGCCGCGCTGCTCGATCCTGTGCTGCGCCCGGCCCGTTTCATGGTTGGCGGCCATGCGCTCGACTGGGAGACGGTGGGGATCAGGCTGACCGCAGAGGGGCGCTATCCGGCGGGCTATGTGCCTTTCGCGCTGCCGCAATGGGTCGAAACGCGCGCGCCGGGTCTCGGCAACCGGGGGCACAGCTACGGCAGCGCGCTTTCTACGGCGGATCGGGCGGCGCTGCTCGAATTTCTCAAGCTGCTTTAA